A window of Kyrpidia spormannii genomic DNA:
GGTGATAAGGAGGGAGGGCGCGCATGAGCGCCATCGAGACGAAAACTCTCCAGCAAAAGGCGATATCCGCCCTGCGCGTCCTTTCGATCGATGCGATCGAAACTGCGCGTTCGGGACACCCCGGCCTGCCCATGGGGGCCGCACCGATGGCCTACGCGCTCTGGGTGCATCACCTGCGCCACGACCCCGGCGACCCGGAGTGGCCCGATCGCGACCGCTTCATCCTTTCCGCCGGGCACGGCTCCGCCCTGCTCTACAGTTTGCTGCACCTGACGGGCTATGATCTCTCTCTGGAGGAGCTCAAGCAATTCCGCCAATGGGGAAGCCAAACGCCCGGACACCCGGAGTACGGTCACACCCCGGGGGTCGAAGCCACCACCGGTCCCCTGGGTCAGGGAATCGCCATGGCGGTCGGAATGGCCATGGCTGAACGCCATCTGGCCGCGCGGTTAAACCGGCCGGGATTTCCCATCGTCGACCACCACACCTACGTGTTGGCGAGCGACGGGGACCTGATGGAGGGCGTGTCCCAAGAGGCCTCCTCCCTGGCGGGCCACCTCAAACTCGGGAAATTAATCGTGCTTTACGATTCGAACGGCATTTCCCTGGATGGAAGCACCTCTCTGGCCTTTACCGAAAACGTGCGTCTTCGCTACGAAGCTTACGGGTGGCACACCCTGCTCGTCGAAAACGGCAACGACGTCGACGCCATCCTGGGGGCGCTGGAGACGGCGAAAGCTGTGACGGATCGGCCGAGCTTGATCGAAGTGCGCACGGTGATCGGCTACGGAAGCCCGACCTTGCAGGGAACATCCCGGGTGCACGGCGCTCCCCTCGGGCCGGACGAACTACGGCGCACCAAGGAGTTCTACGGCTGGGATTCTCCCCCATTTCACATCCCTGAGGATGTCCGGGATCATTTTCTCGAAGTCCGGAACCGGGGCAGCCAGGCGTCCGCGGCCTGGCGGGAGATGTTTGCCGCTTATCGCCAGGCACACCCGGATCTTGCCAAACACTTCGAAGACGCCTGGCGGGAAGGGCTCCCCTCGGGTTGGGAGGAGGCCCTGCCCCGTTTTCCCGAAGGCGGACCGGCCATGGCCACCCGGGACGCCTCCCACCGGGCGATCCAAGGTATCGCCCGGGTGGTTCCCTGGTGGATCGGGGGGTCGGCGGATCTCGCCTCGTCCAATAAGACAGCCATTGCCGATGAGCCGGCCTTCGGACCGCCCGACTACAGCGGGCGAAACATCTGGTTCGGCGTGCGGGAACACGCCATGGGGGCCATCCTAAACGGCATGGCCCTCCACGGAGGACTCCGGGTGTTCGGAGCGACCTTCTTGGTCTTCTCCGATTACATGCGCCCGGCGATGCGACTCGCCGCCCTCATGGGTCTGCGGGTGGTTTACGTCCTCACCCACGACAGCCTGGCCGTGGGAGAAGACGGCCCCACCCACCAGCCCGTGGAACACCTGGCCGCTCTACGGGCGATCCCCGGAATGACTGTGTTCCGCCCCGCCGACGCCCGAGAGACAGCCGCAGCATACCGATACGCCCTCGACCGGGCCGGCGGGCCCACGGCCATCGTGTTGACCCGCCAGGCTCTGCCCCTTCTTCCCCGGGGGGACGATACCGAAGACGCCATCTACGAGGGAGTGGCCCGGGGTGCTTACGTCGTGGCCGACTCTCCCGATCCCCAAGCGATCTTGATCGCCACCGGGTCCGAAGTCCACCTCGCCCTGGCGGCCCACCAAGCCCTCGCTGAGGCGGGCATTCCCACCCGGGTCGTCAGCATGCCGAGTTGGGAGCGTTTCGAAGCGCAAACCGAGGCGGAGAAAGACCGGATCCTGCCCCCTCACCTGGAGGCCCGGGTGGCCATCGAGTTGGGGCGGTCTTTGGGGTGGGAGCGATACGTGGGGAAAGGCGGGCGGATCCTGTCCGTCGATACCTTTGGCGCCTCGGCCCCGGGCGACATCGTCGTGGAGAACTATGGGTTTACCGTGGAAAATGTCGTCGAGGCGGTACGGGCCGTCATCGAAGAAAGGGGGTGAATGCGGTGACGCACGTCCTGTCCCTCCTCCTCGCCCTGCCCCTTTTCGGTATGTTGATCGCCGCCGGGATCCCCCGGGAAAAAACCACGGCGATTCGCGCTGTCGGGATCGCGGTGTCTATCCTGGCGCTTCTACTGTCCCTTGTGATCTGGTTCCTGTTTGACCGCGGTTCGGGAACCCTGCAGTTTACCGAGCACGGACAATGGTTTACCTTTCCCCTGCCCGGTCTGGAGCCCTTCCAGTCCGGACCGTCGGTCACCCTGGTGAGAGTCGGCTACGACCTCGGGGTCGACGGATTGTCCTTGCCCCTTTTGGCGATGTCTACCCTCGTGGCAGCGGCGGCCATGGTGGCCTCCTGGCGCACGGTGGAGCGGGTCAAAGCCTACACCCTGTGGTTCCTCTTGCTCGAAGCCGGGGTAAACGGCATTTGGACGGCCCAGAACCTTCTTTTATTCTTTATATTTTTTGAATTAGCGTTAATTGCTTTGTTTTTCCTCGTCGGGATTTGGGGAAGCGAGGGGAGGTGGCGGGCGGCCTACGAACTGCTTCTGTACAACGGTCTCGGTTCCCTGGTGATGCTCATCGTATTCGTCGCCCTTTTTCTCGCAACGGGCACCTCGGACATCCGGGAGATCCGGGCCGCTTTTGAGCGGCAGGCCCTACCTCCCGGGGAGCAAATGTGGCTCGTCATCGGTCTTCTGGTGGCCTTCGGGATTAAGCTGCCGATCTTTCCTTTTCATACCTGGGTAAAAAATGTTCATCCCGTCGCATCGGCCCCGGTGTCGATGATGCTCTCCGGCGTCTTACTCAAAGTGGGCGCCTACGGGCTCATCCGGTTTGCCCTCGGGTTTTTCCCGGATACCTTTGCCCGTCTCGCCCCGCTCCTGGTGGCCCTGGGGCTGATCAATGTGTTTTACGGCGCCCTCCTGGCCTTTGTCGATCGCGATTTTAAAAGGATCATCGCTTACTCCAGTATCAGTCAAATGGGTATCGTCCTGCTCGGCCTGGCCGCCCTTAACCAGATCGGCTTGCTCGGCGCCCTTTTTCAACTCGTGTCCCACGGTTTGATCTCGGCGCTTCTCTTTTTCCTGGCCGGGGTGACCTACGCCGAAACCCACACTTCCTCCCTGGATCGGCTGAGTGGACTCGGGGCGCGCATGCCCAGGACGGCCGGTTTCCTGATGTTCGCTGCCTTGGCCTCCCTGGGCGTGCCGCTCCTGTCCGGGTTCGTGGGCGAGTGGCTGGCACTGTTGGGGTTGTTCACCACCCCCTTTCGGCCCTTTGCAATAATTGGAGCCTTGTCCATCGTCACCAGTGCGCTCTATATTCTACGGGCGGTGATGCGGGCGATGCACGGGCCGCTGCCCGATGCCCTTGCTCACGTACAGGACGCCCGGTCTGCCGATATGGCGCCGATTGCCGCCCTGTCCCTGGGGATCGTCCTTCTGGGCGTGTTTCCGTTTCTCATGGGGGATCTGGCCCATGCTTCCCTGGCCGCCATCGAGGCCTTGCCCTCCTGAGCGCGCCGGGATATGGAGTTTCTGGACGGCGACCACCGGAACCTGCGCTGGACACTCATTGATGGAGGTGATGGAGATGCGGGTGGCCATCGGATCCGACCATGCGGGATTTGCCTTAAAGACGTCCATCCATTCGCTGCTCGTCGACGAACTTGGCGTGGAGGTCGTCGACACGGGCTGCACCGATTGTCAGAATGGAAAATCTGTCGATTACCCGGATTATGCCCTTCCCGTCGCCAGGATGGTGGCCCGGGGAGAAGTGGATCGGGGGATCCTCATCTGCGGCACGGGCATCGGGATGTCCATCGCCGCCAACAAAATCAAGGGCATCCGGGCCGCCCTGGTGCACGACCTGTTCACCGCCCGGGCCGCCCGGGAGCACAATGACGCCAACGTCCTCGCCTTGGGCGGCCGACTCATCGGCCCGGACATTGCCCGGGAAATCGTCCGCCTCTTTATCACGACGCCTTACAGCGGGGGGCGCCACGATCGGCGCTTGGGCAAAATCGCCCAAATCGAGCAGTCCCTCGCATCTCCATAGCCGAGGCCGATCCAGGCGGAGCCCGTCCCCGGGAATGGAGCCGGGAGGCGCATTTTCCAGCAGAGGAGGATGAGGCGATGTCCCAGTCCTACGTCACCAGCGTGCTTCTCATCGCACTTTTCGTCGCCATCGGCGTCGGTCTGCCCATCGTCGCCTTTTCCCTGAGCCGTCTATTGCGACCGCACCACGCCTATCGCGAAAAGGGCGAGACCTACGAAAGCGGCAACCTCACCGTCGGCACCAGTTGGGTTCGCTTCCACGTGAAATATTATTTGTTCGCCCTCTTGTTCGTGGTGTTCGATGTCGAGACGCTTTTCCTGTATCCCTGGGCGGTCGCCTATGACGCCCTGGGCACCTTCGCCCTGGCGGAAGTGGGGATCTTTCTCTTTATCTTGGTGTTCGGTTTGTACTACGCATGGCGACAGGAGGTGCTGGAATGGAAGTGAAAGGGTTTCCCCTCGAAGGGGTCGGACAGCTGGAGGAGAAGGAGCTTGAGCGCAACGTCGTGTTGACGACTTTGGAGAAAGTCAAAGCTTGGGCGCGATCGAATTCCATGTGGCCCCTCACCTTCGGCCTGGCCTGTTGTGCCATCGAGATGATGGCCACCAGCGGGGCCCATTACGATGCGGACCGTTTCGGCGTCTTCTTTCGTTCTTCGCCCCGGCAGGCCGATCTGATGATCGTCTCCGGCACCGTCACCAAGAAGATGGCACCCCTGCTCCGCAGGCTGTACGACCAAATGGCCGAGCCGCGCTGGGTGATTGCCATGGGAAGTTGCGCCACGGCGGGCGGTCCTTACGTGCGCTCTTATAGCGTGGTCAACGGGGTGGACCAAATCGTTCCGGTGGACGTGTACATCCCAGGATGTCCACCCAGCCCAGTCGCTCTCATTTACGGAATTAACAAACTCCAGGAAAAAATTCGTTACGAAGCCCGCACGGGAAGGAGCGTGGTCGAGGATGGTCTATGATCCCCAAGCCCTCCAAGACCACTGGGGGGAAGCCTTGGCCCGGGAACTGGAAACCGTTTTTGGACCCCACACCCTGGAGGACGCCCGGGTGGCCGATCACATGTTTGGTGCGGCGAAGCTCGATGTCGTCCCGGAACGATGGCTGGAGGTCGCCCAGTATCTGCGCAACACCCCGGCGTGGTCTTTCGATTATCTGAACGACCTGCACGCCGTCGACCTGGGGGAAGAGTTTCGGGTCAACTACTTTCTGCAATCCTTCAATCATCGTCACATGCTCGCCGTCAGTGTAACGGTGCCCCGGGATAACCCCCGGGTGCCCTCGGTAACCGAGATTTGGCCGACGGCTGATTGGCATGAACGAGAAGCCTACGACCTGTTCGGCGTCCTCTTCGTCGGACACCTGAATCTCAAGCGCATTCTTTTGCCCGAGGACTGGGTGGGCCATCCGCTGCGCAAGGACTACGTGCCGAAGGATAAGGAGGTGAAACAATGATCCGCACCGACGAGCTCCTGCTGAATGTGGGGCCCCAGCACCCCAGCACCCATGGCGTGTTTCGCCTCATCGTCAAAATCGACGGAGAGACGATCATCGAAGCCACGCCGGTGATCGGGTATCTCCACCGGGGCACCGAAAAACTGGCCGAGGACTTGATGTACACCCAGATCATTCCGTACACCGATCGCATGGACTACGTCTCCGCCATGCTCGGGAATTATGCCTACGTACACGCCGTCGAGACCCTCATGGAGATCGAGGTGCCCGAACGGGCCGAATACTTGCGGGTCATTGCCATGGAGCTCAACCGCATCGCCAGCCACCTCGTCTGGTTCGGCACGTACCTGCTGGACCTGGGGGCCATCACGCCCTTTCTCTACGCGTTTCGGGAGCGGGAGAAAATCCTGCAGTTGTTGGCGGAACTGTCGGGTTCCCGGATGACCTACAGTTATATGCGGATTGGAGGGGTGAAATGGGATGTGCCGGACGAGGGCTGGCTGGGACGGGTGGACGCCTTCCTCGACGCCTTCTCCGGAGCCCTGGAAGAGTTTCACGATTTGGTCACGGGCAATGAGATTATCCAAGCCCGTCTAAAAGGGGTAGGACAATACGACGCCGCCACAGCCATCGCCTACGGTCTGACCGGCGTGAATCTGCGGTCGACGGGGGTGAACTACGACGTGCGCCGGGCGAAACCCTATTCCATTTACAACCGTTTCGCCTTTCATGTTCCCACCCGGGAAGAGGGCGACCTCTGGGCGCGCTACTGCCTGCGCATGGAGGAGATGGAACAGTCCCGGCGCATCGTCAAACAGGCGGTCGCCCAATTTCCCACAGGCGGCGACATCATCGCGAAGCTGCCCAAGGTCCTGCGGGCCCCCGCCGGGGAGGTCTACACCTCGGTGGAATCCACCCGGGGGGAGCTCGGAGTCTATATTCGCAGTGAGGGCGGGCCCAAGCCGTATCGGGTTCATTTTCGGCGCCCCTCCTTCGTCAATCTGCAGATTCTGCCCCGCCTCCTGGTGGGAGAGCACATCGCCAACATGGTTGCGATCATCGGGGGAATTGACGTCATCATGGGGGAGGTCGATGCGTAACGATGCGCGAGTGGCTCCATGCGCCGCCGACGTGGGAAACGTGGCTCGGCTACATCGTCGCCAGCCTCCTGCTCCTCGGGTTCGGTCTTTTTTTCGTCACGTATTCGATCTACGTGCAGCGAAAACTTCTCGGCTGGATGCAGAGCCGGGTCGGGCCTAACCGGGTGGGGCCCTGGGGGTTGCTGCAGACCGTGGCCGATACGATCAAGCTGTTGGTCAAGGAAAATGTTCAACTGAACAAAGCGGATCGGGTGCTATTTTTCATCGCGCCCATCATCGCCTTTGCGCCGGCCTTCGTGGTCCTGGCCGTCATCCCGTACACGTCCTCGCTGGTCTTTTCGGATTTTAACGTAGGGCTGTTGTTGTATTTCGGGATCGCCGGCCTATCGACCCTCGGGGTGATCACCGGAGGTTGGGCCTCGAATAACAAATGGTCATTGATTGGAGCCATGCGCGCGGCGGCGATGATGATCAGTTACGAGATTCCGCTGGTGCTCGCGGTCCTCGGGGTGGTGCTGCTGAGCGGCTCTCTCAATCTCTCGCACATCGTCGACGCCCAGGCCCAAAGCCACTGGTTCATTCTGCCGCAGATCCTGGGGTTTGTGATTTTCTTTATCGCCTCCCTGGCCGAGCTCAACCGCACGCCCTTCGATTTCAGCGAGGCGGAATCGGAACTCATCGCCGGGTACCAGGTGGAATACAGCGGTTTTCGATTCGCATTTTTCATGCTCGGGGAGTACTTGTATCTCTTTGCCATGGGCTCTTTGACGGCGGTGCTCTACTTTGGGGGATGGCTTCCGCCCCATCCCGCCCTGGCCTTCGTGCCGGGAATCGTGTGGTTCTTGCTCAAAGCCCTGTTTTTCGCCTTTGTCCCCTTTTGGCTCCAGGCAACCCTGCCCCGGATGCGCATCGATCTGTTGATGACCATGTCCTGGAAGGTGCTGTTACCCCTGTCCCTGGTGAACCTGGCCCTGACCGTCGGTTTAAAAACGATCTGGGTGGCCTGAGACGGGAGAAACCCTGGGTGACCTGGGGCGAGAAAATCGGCGATCCCAACCCAAGCAGAGGTGAGTGCGATGTTTGGCGGCGGTGTGCTGAAAGGTTTGACCGTGACCCTGAAAGAGATGATCCGGCCGAAGGTCACGACTCGCTATCCCGATGAGACGTACACCTTCCCGAACCGTTTTCGCGGGATTCAAAAATTGTATCCGGAGAAATGTATTGTCTGCAATCAGTGTGCCATGGTTTGCCCCACCCAGTGCATCACGATCCGGGGCAAGCCCCATCCCGACCCGGCCAAAAAAGGGAAAGTGCTGGAAGCTTTCGAGATTCACTTCGACACCTGCATTCTGTGCGATCTGTGTACCGAGGTGTGTCCCACCGAGGCCATCGTGATGACCAACCGGTTTGAATTGGCGGAATACACCCGGGATGCCCTGCAGAAAGATATGACCTGGCTCACAGAAAATCCCGCCGAGGCCCGGGAGGTGAATCTGCCGTGGCGCAAAACGTAATCGCCTTTTTTCTCCTGGCGGGGATAGCCTTCGCAGGCGCCTTCTTGATGTTTCGTTCGAAGCGGATCGTGCACATGGTCCTCTCCATCGCCCTGTCCTTTTTGAGCCTGGCGGGGTTGTTCGCGGTGCTGGGCGCGGAATTTTTGTTCGTCGCTCAGCTTATCGTCTACACCGGGGCGATCACCATTTTGGCGGTGTTCAGCATTATGTTGACCCGCCATGAGCCGGCGGGGCCCGCCGTCGGCGCCACCGGTTTCAAGCGGGGGTTCCGGTTGGCGGTGCCCCTGGGGTTGTTCGCACTGCTCGCCTGGGTCATCCTGGACACGCCGGCCGCGGTCGGGCAAGCCACCGAGGTCATCGGGCCGATGAAGATGGCCGAAGCCCTGTTTTCGCCGCGTTACTTGCTGTCCTTTGAACTTCTCGGGGTTTTGCTCCTGGTCGCCCTGGTCGGGGCGATCGTGATGGCCAAGGAGGAGATGGGGAAAGTCGGTGATCGTCGATGATTGGACTCCAAGACTATTTGCTCCTGGCGGCCCTTTTATTCGCCCTGGGCCTGTACGGAGCGCTCACCAGGCGCAACACGGTCATCGTGCTGCTCTCGATTGAACTGATGCTGGGGGCCGCAAACCTCAATCTTGCGGCTTTGGGTTCGTTTTTGCACGGAGGGGGTTCGCCAGCGGCTGAAGCCCTCTCCGGGAACGCCGCCAGCCAATTGTTCGCTCTGTTTAACATCGCCATCGCCGCCGCCGAAGTCGCGGTCGGGGTGGCCATCCTGATTGCCCTCTATCGCCTGCGGGAGTCGGTGGAGGTCGACACGTTCGATTCATTAAAAGATGGGCCCTGACGGGGACCCGAGGTTCTGATGACGGGGGTGGAAGACGTGGTTTATCCGGAATGGTGGCCGTGGTGGGTAATCGCTTTCCCCGCTGCTTCTTACGGGCTCCTGGTCCTGTTCGGCCGTAAGCTGAACCGGGGAAGCGCATGGCTTGGCAGTGCCGCGACCCTGGCCGGGCTTTGCGTCTCCCTCGCCCTCGCCCAGCGGGTGTTCACCGGCGGCACCGTGGAGTCGGTCCCGATGAGATGGCTGTCGGTGGGGGATGTCACCCTGAGCCTGGCGTTTGAGGTGACCCCTCTCAGCGCTCTGATGATTCTCATCGTGACGTTGGTCGGTTTTCTCGTTCATGTCTACAGTTACGGCTATATGAAGGGCGAGCGGCGGTTTTCGTCCTTCTACCAGCATTTGAGCCTGTTTATGTTTTCGATGCTCGGGCTGGTGATGGCCAGGGACCTGCTGTCGGTGTTTATCTTTTGGGAACTCGTCGGCGTCACCTCCTTTCTGTTGATCGGATTTTACTACGCCCGGCCCGAAGCCCGGCGGGCGGCCCAGAAAGCGTTTTTCGTGACGCGGCTCGGGGATGTGGGCCTGTTTGTGGCCATGCTGTACGCCTTTCAGACCACGGGCAGCTTGGCGTGGTCGGATCTGTCTGCCCACCTCGAAAGCGGGGTTCTAGCCCCGGTGCAGGCGGCGACCCTCGCCAGTTTGATCTTTGTCGCCGCGGCGGGCAAGTCCGGGCAGTTTCCACTTCATGTGTGGCTGCCCGACGCCATGGAGGGGCCGACCCCGGTTTCCGCCCTGATCCACGCGGCCACCATGGTGGCGGCGGGGGTATTTTTGGTTGCCCGGGCCTATCCGCTGTTTTCTGCGGCACCCGAGGTGATGGGAGTGGTGGCCGTGGTGGGAGCCGCGACGGCATTTTTGGCGGCTGTCCTGGCCCTGGTTCAGGATGATCTCAAGCGGGTTCTCGCCTACTCGACGGTGAGCCAGTTGGGCTATATGATGCTCGCCTTGGGGGTGGGGGGCTACGGGGCGGCACTGTTTCATTTGACCACCCATGCGTTCTTTAAAGCGCTGTTGTTTTTGGCGGCCGGGAGTCTGTATCCCATTGTCGGCACCTACGATATGCGGGCGATGGGGGGGCTGTGGAAAAAGGCGCCCTTTGTCGGGTGGTCTTTCTTGATCGGCATGCTCGCACTGATCGGACTGCCGCCCCTCTCGGGATACTTTTCCAAGGAGGCCATCCTCGCCCATGTTTACGGCCACAATCTCGGATTGTTTGTGCTGGCGGTGGCGACCGTAGCCCTGACGGCCCTGTACATGGGAAGGGCCTTTATGCTCGTCTTTGTCGCCCAGCGGCCGGTTCGGCAGCCGGGGCGGTGGGCTCCGGCGGTGCGGCTGCCCGTGTCGATGGCCGTACCCGTGGCATTGCTGGCTCTTTTGGCGCTGACGGCCGGCGCTTTGGAGACGCCGCAAGCGCCGGTGATCAGCCGCTGGGTGTCCGGCGATTTCCCGGACCCGGTCCGGCCGAGTCCGGGGTGGATCAGCCCGGTGGTTGTCGCAGTGGGACTGTTGGCCCTTCTGCTGGTCTATTTTTGGTTCAGGCCGAGCCGAATGGGCCGGTGGCAGGCCCGGCGGGAGGTGGCCGCAGCCAGCGCCTGGGCGATGCCCCTGAACCACCGGCTGTTTATCGATGCCCTCTACGAGCGGCTCCTCCTCGGGCTATACCGGTTTCTGGGGCAGGCGGCCGCACAGGTGGAGCGATACCTTTTG
This region includes:
- the tkt gene encoding transketolase, giving the protein MSAIETKTLQQKAISALRVLSIDAIETARSGHPGLPMGAAPMAYALWVHHLRHDPGDPEWPDRDRFILSAGHGSALLYSLLHLTGYDLSLEELKQFRQWGSQTPGHPEYGHTPGVEATTGPLGQGIAMAVGMAMAERHLAARLNRPGFPIVDHHTYVLASDGDLMEGVSQEASSLAGHLKLGKLIVLYDSNGISLDGSTSLAFTENVRLRYEAYGWHTLLVENGNDVDAILGALETAKAVTDRPSLIEVRTVIGYGSPTLQGTSRVHGAPLGPDELRRTKEFYGWDSPPFHIPEDVRDHFLEVRNRGSQASAAWREMFAAYRQAHPDLAKHFEDAWREGLPSGWEEALPRFPEGGPAMATRDASHRAIQGIARVVPWWIGGSADLASSNKTAIADEPAFGPPDYSGRNIWFGVREHAMGAILNGMALHGGLRVFGATFLVFSDYMRPAMRLAALMGLRVVYVLTHDSLAVGEDGPTHQPVEHLAALRAIPGMTVFRPADARETAAAYRYALDRAGGPTAIVLTRQALPLLPRGDDTEDAIYEGVARGAYVVADSPDPQAILIATGSEVHLALAAHQALAEAGIPTRVVSMPSWERFEAQTEAEKDRILPPHLEARVAIELGRSLGWERYVGKGGRILSVDTFGASAPGDIVVENYGFTVENVVEAVRAVIEERG
- a CDS encoding complex I subunit 4 family protein, which encodes MTHVLSLLLALPLFGMLIAAGIPREKTTAIRAVGIAVSILALLLSLVIWFLFDRGSGTLQFTEHGQWFTFPLPGLEPFQSGPSVTLVRVGYDLGVDGLSLPLLAMSTLVAAAAMVASWRTVERVKAYTLWFLLLEAGVNGIWTAQNLLLFFIFFELALIALFFLVGIWGSEGRWRAAYELLLYNGLGSLVMLIVFVALFLATGTSDIREIRAAFERQALPPGEQMWLVIGLLVAFGIKLPIFPFHTWVKNVHPVASAPVSMMLSGVLLKVGAYGLIRFALGFFPDTFARLAPLLVALGLINVFYGALLAFVDRDFKRIIAYSSISQMGIVLLGLAALNQIGLLGALFQLVSHGLISALLFFLAGVTYAETHTSSLDRLSGLGARMPRTAGFLMFAALASLGVPLLSGFVGEWLALLGLFTTPFRPFAIIGALSIVTSALYILRAVMRAMHGPLPDALAHVQDARSADMAPIAALSLGIVLLGVFPFLMGDLAHASLAAIEALPS
- the rpiB gene encoding ribose 5-phosphate isomerase B — its product is MRVAIGSDHAGFALKTSIHSLLVDELGVEVVDTGCTDCQNGKSVDYPDYALPVARMVARGEVDRGILICGTGIGMSIAANKIKGIRAALVHDLFTARAAREHNDANVLALGGRLIGPDIAREIVRLFITTPYSGGRHDRRLGKIAQIEQSLASP
- the ndhC gene encoding NADH-quinone oxidoreductase subunit A; this encodes MSQSYVTSVLLIALFVAIGVGLPIVAFSLSRLLRPHHAYREKGETYESGNLTVGTSWVRFHVKYYLFALLFVVFDVETLFLYPWAVAYDALGTFALAEVGIFLFILVFGLYYAWRQEVLEWK
- a CDS encoding NuoB/complex I 20 kDa subunit family protein, encoding MEVKGFPLEGVGQLEEKELERNVVLTTLEKVKAWARSNSMWPLTFGLACCAIEMMATSGAHYDADRFGVFFRSSPRQADLMIVSGTVTKKMAPLLRRLYDQMAEPRWVIAMGSCATAGGPYVRSYSVVNGVDQIVPVDVYIPGCPPSPVALIYGINKLQEKIRYEARTGRSVVEDGL
- a CDS encoding NADH-quinone oxidoreductase subunit C, with translation MVYDPQALQDHWGEALARELETVFGPHTLEDARVADHMFGAAKLDVVPERWLEVAQYLRNTPAWSFDYLNDLHAVDLGEEFRVNYFLQSFNHRHMLAVSVTVPRDNPRVPSVTEIWPTADWHEREAYDLFGVLFVGHLNLKRILLPEDWVGHPLRKDYVPKDKEVKQ
- a CDS encoding NADH-quinone oxidoreductase subunit D, whose protein sequence is MIRTDELLLNVGPQHPSTHGVFRLIVKIDGETIIEATPVIGYLHRGTEKLAEDLMYTQIIPYTDRMDYVSAMLGNYAYVHAVETLMEIEVPERAEYLRVIAMELNRIASHLVWFGTYLLDLGAITPFLYAFREREKILQLLAELSGSRMTYSYMRIGGVKWDVPDEGWLGRVDAFLDAFSGALEEFHDLVTGNEIIQARLKGVGQYDAATAIAYGLTGVNLRSTGVNYDVRRAKPYSIYNRFAFHVPTREEGDLWARYCLRMEEMEQSRRIVKQAVAQFPTGGDIIAKLPKVLRAPAGEVYTSVESTRGELGVYIRSEGGPKPYRVHFRRPSFVNLQILPRLLVGEHIANMVAIIGGIDVIMGEVDA
- the nuoH gene encoding NADH-quinone oxidoreductase subunit NuoH — translated: MREWLHAPPTWETWLGYIVASLLLLGFGLFFVTYSIYVQRKLLGWMQSRVGPNRVGPWGLLQTVADTIKLLVKENVQLNKADRVLFFIAPIIAFAPAFVVLAVIPYTSSLVFSDFNVGLLLYFGIAGLSTLGVITGGWASNNKWSLIGAMRAAAMMISYEIPLVLAVLGVVLLSGSLNLSHIVDAQAQSHWFILPQILGFVIFFIASLAELNRTPFDFSEAESELIAGYQVEYSGFRFAFFMLGEYLYLFAMGSLTAVLYFGGWLPPHPALAFVPGIVWFLLKALFFAFVPFWLQATLPRMRIDLLMTMSWKVLLPLSLVNLALTVGLKTIWVA
- the nuoI gene encoding NADH-quinone oxidoreductase subunit NuoI produces the protein MFGGGVLKGLTVTLKEMIRPKVTTRYPDETYTFPNRFRGIQKLYPEKCIVCNQCAMVCPTQCITIRGKPHPDPAKKGKVLEAFEIHFDTCILCDLCTEVCPTEAIVMTNRFELAEYTRDALQKDMTWLTENPAEAREVNLPWRKT
- a CDS encoding NADH-quinone oxidoreductase subunit J family protein; protein product: MAQNVIAFFLLAGIAFAGAFLMFRSKRIVHMVLSIALSFLSLAGLFAVLGAEFLFVAQLIVYTGAITILAVFSIMLTRHEPAGPAVGATGFKRGFRLAVPLGLFALLAWVILDTPAAVGQATEVIGPMKMAEALFSPRYLLSFELLGVLLLVALVGAIVMAKEEMGKVGDRR
- the nuoK gene encoding NADH-quinone oxidoreductase subunit NuoK, which gives rise to MIGLQDYLLLAALLFALGLYGALTRRNTVIVLLSIELMLGAANLNLAALGSFLHGGGSPAAEALSGNAASQLFALFNIAIAAAEVAVGVAILIALYRLRESVEVDTFDSLKDGP
- the nuoL gene encoding NADH-quinone oxidoreductase subunit L, with the protein product MTGVEDVVYPEWWPWWVIAFPAASYGLLVLFGRKLNRGSAWLGSAATLAGLCVSLALAQRVFTGGTVESVPMRWLSVGDVTLSLAFEVTPLSALMILIVTLVGFLVHVYSYGYMKGERRFSSFYQHLSLFMFSMLGLVMARDLLSVFIFWELVGVTSFLLIGFYYARPEARRAAQKAFFVTRLGDVGLFVAMLYAFQTTGSLAWSDLSAHLESGVLAPVQAATLASLIFVAAAGKSGQFPLHVWLPDAMEGPTPVSALIHAATMVAAGVFLVARAYPLFSAAPEVMGVVAVVGAATAFLAAVLALVQDDLKRVLAYSTVSQLGYMMLALGVGGYGAALFHLTTHAFFKALLFLAAGSLYPIVGTYDMRAMGGLWKKAPFVGWSFLIGMLALIGLPPLSGYFSKEAILAHVYGHNLGLFVLAVATVALTALYMGRAFMLVFVAQRPVRQPGRWAPAVRLPVSMAVPVALLALLALTAGALETPQAPVISRWVSGDFPDPVRPSPGWISPVVVAVGLLALLLVYFWFRPSRMGRWQARREVAAASAWAMPLNHRLFIDALYERLLLGLYRFLGQAAAQVERYLLEGLVHLAAGIARGLGRALSRLENGQVQGYNAGALFVLGALILAYVWLRLA